A window of the Pseudomonas fluorescens genome harbors these coding sequences:
- a CDS encoding DUF4880 domain-containing protein, which produces MNPPMDFSAQVAEQAVHWLLEMQQGPLNPRQQQAWQQWIDAHSEHRRAWEHIQRVNSRLRGLSSPLAHAALNAPKSGSRRQALKLLLILGAGSAVTWGMREHNPLPSLLADYRSPIGQRRKISLGAGGQLQLNTASAADVRGDGLIRLLEGEMLLTATQSFEVQTAQGLLKTQGARINVRQFADRTQIALFEGRVELNAQGRAPMLLPVARQLSFSTTGISPAKPLDANSGAWADGMLVAAHMRLGDFLDELGRYRRGQLNCDTKVADLLISGTYPLDDSERILDLLEISLPVKVKRFTRYWVTVEARA; this is translated from the coding sequence GTGAACCCGCCGATGGATTTTTCCGCGCAGGTCGCCGAACAGGCGGTGCACTGGTTGCTGGAAATGCAGCAGGGCCCGCTGAACCCGCGTCAGCAACAAGCCTGGCAGCAATGGATCGACGCCCACAGCGAACATCGCCGCGCGTGGGAACATATTCAGCGGGTCAATTCACGGTTGAGGGGTTTGTCATCGCCACTGGCCCACGCCGCGCTGAATGCGCCGAAGTCCGGCAGCCGTCGTCAGGCGCTGAAGCTGTTGCTGATTCTCGGCGCTGGCTCAGCGGTCACCTGGGGGATGCGCGAACACAATCCGTTGCCATCGCTGTTGGCCGATTACCGCAGCCCCATTGGTCAGCGACGCAAGATCTCGCTCGGCGCCGGCGGCCAGTTACAGCTCAACACCGCGAGTGCAGCGGATGTCCGAGGCGATGGTCTGATCCGTCTGCTTGAAGGCGAAATGCTGCTGACCGCCACCCAATCCTTCGAAGTACAAACCGCCCAAGGCCTGCTGAAAACCCAGGGCGCGCGAATAAACGTGCGGCAGTTTGCCGACCGCACGCAGATCGCACTGTTTGAAGGTCGGGTCGAATTGAACGCACAAGGTCGCGCGCCGATGTTGCTGCCGGTTGCCCGGCAACTGAGTTTCAGCACCACCGGCATCAGCCCGGCAAAACCGCTGGACGCCAACAGCGGCGCCTGGGCCGATGGCATGCTGGTGGCCGCGCACATGCGCCTGGGCGACTTCCTCGACGAACTCGGCCGCTACCGTCGCGGGCAGCTCAATTGCGATACGAAAGTCGCTGATTTGCTGATCTCCGGGACTTATCCACTGGACGACAGCGAGCGGATTCTCGATCTGCTGGAAATCAGCCTGCCGGTAAAAGTGAAGCGGTTTACCCGGTACTGGGTGACAGTTGAAGCCAGAGCCTGA
- a CDS encoding sigma-70 family RNA polymerase sigma factor gives MSSAHPVESLYQAHHSWLTGWLRRKLGCPDSAADLAQDTFIRVLTAREPPVIIEPRAFLTTLAKRVLFNHYRRQDLERAYLDTLAQMPEMVAPSEEEKAIILQTLMELDQLLDGLPRAVKRAFLLAQVDGLTYPQIAAELGISVATVKRHLNKAAMRCYFAL, from the coding sequence TTGTCGTCCGCCCATCCTGTCGAATCGCTCTATCAGGCCCACCACAGCTGGCTCACCGGCTGGCTGCGGCGCAAACTCGGCTGCCCGGACAGCGCCGCCGATCTGGCCCAGGACACCTTCATCCGGGTGCTGACCGCCCGCGAGCCGCCGGTGATCATCGAGCCGCGTGCATTCCTCACCACCCTGGCCAAGCGCGTGCTGTTCAATCATTACCGCCGCCAGGATCTGGAGCGCGCCTACCTCGACACCCTCGCGCAGATGCCGGAAATGGTCGCGCCTTCGGAAGAAGAAAAAGCGATCATCCTGCAAACCCTGATGGAGCTGGATCAGTTGCTCGACGGTCTGCCGCGTGCCGTCAAACGCGCATTTCTGCTGGCCCAGGTCGATGGCCTGACCTATCCGCAGATCGCCGCCGAACTGGGCATTTCCGTGGCGACGGTCAAACGTCATCTGAATAAAGCAGCGATGCGCTGCTACTTCGCCCTGTGA
- a CDS encoding DUF3649 domain-containing protein gives MKAKLATLPMSYRLAVTSRVLAAVFGGYLVAALASVTLTLWLPLNRAEAVVTGMTVSFLVYLVAVLWCFACRTAWSAWVGLLVPSVILATVSGAARGLGLA, from the coding sequence ATGAAAGCCAAACTCGCCACTCTCCCCATGTCCTATCGTCTGGCCGTCACTTCGCGGGTGCTCGCGGCGGTGTTTGGCGGGTATCTGGTCGCGGCATTGGCCAGCGTCACGCTGACACTGTGGCTGCCTCTGAACCGCGCCGAAGCGGTGGTGACCGGCATGACTGTTTCGTTTCTGGTCTATCTGGTGGCGGTGCTCTGGTGTTTCGCCTGTCGCACGGCGTGGTCGGCGTGGGTCGGTCTGCTGGTGCCAAGCGTGATCCTGGCGACCGTGTCCGGTGCTGCGCGCGGTCTGGGTCTGGCATGA